From the genome of Schistocerca piceifrons isolate TAMUIC-IGC-003096 chromosome 6, iqSchPice1.1, whole genome shotgun sequence:
aagtctgaggttaccgttaatactGTCCATaaggtaattaatatacaacatggacagCAATGGTCGCAACACACTTCTCTGAGGCACACCCGaaattacttctgcatctgacaatgtgtccatccaagataatatgctgtatCCCCtctaccaaaaagtcttcaatccagtcacaaatttcacttgataccccatatgatggaacatttgacaataaatgtaagtgcggtactgagtcaaatccttttcagaaatcaagaaataatcCATCTATCTGCCTGCCTGCCTTGCTCCAAAGCTTTCTGTATGCTATGTGAGAAAAGTGTGCTTTAGCAGCTAAAATTTAGAAAGAGCGTTTCTTTCAGGGTATTCTTTCTGTGTGAAAAAAATTTCAGAGTAGATTTTGACATGTCTGATTTGACCATTCCATTGTGAGCTTACTGTCAACATATAAAAATAGGTGATACACAAAAGTTTAATCCAAAGAATCACTGTCATATATAAAGTGAAAACTTTCATCATTAGGAATCACACAAAGTAAACAAATCATAAAAGAATCCTGATCACTAGGTGTGTTAAGACGATGTAAATATAATGCTAAAAGAAATGTCTAACATAATATTGCTAAGCAACTGAGATGCAGAAAGTATATCAGTGCAAGGTAGATCAAGTCTTGCATATATGCATTTTGCCAATGTCTAAATTCTGAAAGTATAGAGCCAATACATACCCACAGTGATTACAGGTTTTATTGACACTTTTCAAATGGACACGGCAGAAATTACGTATGTTTCAGTTTAAAGAACACAGCATTTGACGAAAAGACTAAACCACGGCAGTCAATCCTATAGCTGGTAtgtcgggtctagtgcagcaggggatacaacccgtcggctttggacaatgacgtcacaagtcgccagatagcagtttaccattttcgcttttgctgttatgtttgagTTTcgatttttttactgattgcttaataaagtggatctgtttattctatctcgtgagattttttttaaaaaaagccaaaaaacacttatcagccactgaagggagctacaacactaagaagaatcgcttcgcgattggcgacttgtgacgtcaatgtccaaagccgacgggttgtatcccctgctgcactagtcccggtATGTCTTTCCCTTTTTCCAAGCCTGCTAATTCTCAACAAGAGGACTTAAAGAGTCTAATGGGGAATATAGACCATAAGTAACAGTCCTGCACATCAATTAATGCCAAAGATGCTGTTTTTAGTGTCACAAAACTGCTGGACAGACTACAGACCAAACTGTGAACCTATAAGTTCAGTTTCTTTGTtaccaactggcagtgcactggtTTTCAGATCCGAAATTCAAATCCACCACAATTTTAAACTGTTTAAACActcaaaaatgttttgaaattttttctcaCATTTAAACAATTCATTGTACTTACAAAAACAGTTTACATTGTACGAATAATATTTATTCGTGATGAAGTCGACCTATAAGAAAATGGATGTGTGACAATCTGATATAGTGCAGGAGTGGTGTAGATGCCTATCACTGAAAAACTAATGCATGGAGAAGTCTGAAGGAGGTCTTTACTCAGCAGTGTATGTCAATTGTTTATTATATTTGACCCTTGAATAATAGATTGTGCATATCTATTACTTGTAGCCATCTGACTTTCACCAAATACCACATTTATGGAGATTCTCCAAAGTGCTTTAATGAACACTAGCTTCaaagtgtctgtctgtctgtaataCTATTACAACCACAAACAATatctcagattaaaactgtgatagAATTTCCCAGGTTAGCTGATGTTCACACTTAATGATCTCTTTGTAGCAGTGGTTACCTAAAATGTTTCATTGGGCTGCAGTATTTTTTGGGTACTGTATGAGTGACAATGTTTGAACTCTATGGCTATAAGAAACATAAAAGGGCTTGATCAAACAATCTTTCAAAGAAACACCTAACACCAAGTCTTTATCTTTCCAGTGAACTATATCTGTAAACCCATTTTTTTCCTGGAGGACTTATTGGTATCATACAACTAGGCCTATTTGTAAAATTATGAAGCAAATCATGGTTTATTTTTATACAGAAATAATAGACCAAGCCCTACTTTTATTCAACACTTTGATCCTCAAGATTAAATAAAGGAAATGTTGACTGCCAGGAGCTTCTATAGCATTGATGACTGCATGAAACATCACTGAGCTAAGTATAATTGAGAAAAATAGCTACTCCCATAAAACTCCAAAGTATTACTTCTGAGATTATAAATACCTCTGTAAAGTGCTGACCAACAAGAGGatactcaatttttttttgttttctttagttaTTCTGTATCAACACTAACAATATCCTGTTTACTAAGGTGCTAAATAAATAATCACAGAAAAGAATCACATCAGTGGCAGTCTCCATCCAGAATATAAGCCCACAGATTAATCCATACacactgacaaaaatcttatgtaaCATAAAACATAGTACATCTGATGCTACCAATGAGGATTTTTACAAAATGCACTACTACTGGTCTGATCACAAACACTTAACAAGGTTGGCTTGAGGATGATGATTACTTACTAGCAAACAACATTTTAGATGGAAACCTAATGAAATGAGTCAAATGTCTAATTCCATCTGCTTGGTTGAGGGATTTTGAGGCGGGGGGAAAGTGGGGGGTCAAATTGAAGCAATGGTGGACATCCCCTTACATTTATCGTAATTTATGTATGGTGTATGAACAcaatatgcatcaaaatactcatctAAGACTTATCTGCTACTTAATGTATGTTGCCTGAATTTATATAGCAGTTTCCACTTTTATGACAAAAAGAATGTTAAGTATGGCAAAGCACATTCAAATATGGCACGAATGTAAGTATTAGACTACTCTACAGCCCAATCTGCTAGCACaacctttgacattcacattcacTGGCTTTGTCAACCAAATTATCACTTTCCAACCTAACCTAGGCCTCGGGCTAAGCTGCAAATCAGTCTTCAGTCTGCCACCAtaaataagatttcagagtggagGGTGGGGATAGCAATATCACACTCTAGACTAAAAGGATTAAAGACacgaaaaattaattttcattagAGGAGTTAATGCGAATAATGACTATGAGCTGTTCATTCTGCCTAGAAATATTTTGAGGATAATGCATTCTAAATGTTCAATAAAAATAAGGTGCATGTGCTCTAGCTACAGGTGGAACGTTCAAACATGATGCAAGTCGTGTAGTAATCAACACAGAAAAATAAGCCAGGGTGAATTAAATTCCAATTTTTATCAATTAATTCAGATTATTCTGAAGGTGGAAATTTTTAAGGTGCATGCAAACTTACTCACTATTTCCTTGTGTTTtcttcacttgacttttcatgtttgCTATGGAATTGTCAATATGAACCAGAAAGTCATTGATGCTTCTCTCTTCTGAGTGAGTGCTGTCTGGAGAGCCTGGTGACCTTGCAGGATTAACATCAGTTGATGACTGGCTTGCTGATAAAGCCTTGTCTGCAGGTACTGGTATAAGCAAATATTCACGAAGAAAGAGACTATCTGTTGCCCATAATCGGTTAAGTCGGCGAATCTGCTCCATCTGTGTcaaatattaattttcattattgACTGAAATATTTCAGTGACATAGCTACTTAAATTAGATTTCACCCACATTAGAAAACACTTGACCCATAGCATTTTTCTCACAATGAGCAGGATGAAACAAAGAATACAACATTTCTGAAGCaactttttataattttgactggtCAGAATTCGATGTCTACGTCGAATTATGTGAAATTCAAGTTATAGGTATTCATTATGCTTGTATTACCTTGTAATATTAATTTAGCATTCCAATAAATGATAAATTGAAATTTAGAATACACATCTACATCCAGTGCTAAGGAAGGTACCTTCAAGCAACAGGTTCCTCCTAGGTAATGAAGAATTTCACTGACCATAGTTCTATACGATACAACTACATGTTTTAGATACAAACAGAAAACTTATGTGTGTAACTAACATTGTTATGTTGTACTTAGTTCCCACAATCGGTAGGCTGGATATGATAACACAGCTGCTGTATGCAGTCAGCAGATATTTCTACCGCTGTCTGACACACTGTTACAACTATTTTCATTGATATGTCATACTTACAGTTACACCGTATTTCAAAGCAATTCCTTGCAGAGTATCGCCTTCCACTATTATGTGTTTGATACAATTATCTTGCCGGCTAACATGATTACAAAAGCTGCCATACTTTTTAGGTTGTTTCGCAgattctctgatcgactgtttttCGTCTGTCGTGCTACTTGCCATGTTATATTAAAAGTCAACTACTCCTATTAGGCAAAACACTCGCTACCTCGCTCTCCATGCTTCTTGTGTGTGTCTCATGTTTGCCGCTAGTGCT
Proteins encoded in this window:
- the LOC124802729 gene encoding lysM and putative peptidoglycan-binding domain-containing protein 1 isoform X2 — its product is MASSTTDEKQSIRESAKQPKKYGSFCNHVSRQDNCIKHIIVEGDTLQGIALKYGVTMEQIRRLNRLWATDSLFLREYLLIPVPADKALSASQSSTDVNPARSPGSPDSTHSEERSINDFLVHIDNSIANMKSQVKKTQGNSEFCSSSDDDMFGRRRTTRSRLRQQQFEASSGVTPMQGATAVLAASSQSHNDVLSMPQTLVMTQGRKVRSSLQRLQKEQDEMFEL
- the LOC124802729 gene encoding lysM and putative peptidoglycan-binding domain-containing protein 1 isoform X1, which encodes MASSTTDEKQSIRESAKQPKKYGSFCNHVSRQDNCIKHIIVEGDTLQGIALKYGVTMEQIRRLNRLWATDSLFLREYLLIPVPADKALSASQSSTDVNPARSPGSPDSTHSEERSINDFLVHIDNSIANMKSQVKKTQGNSDSLVSRFCSSSDDDMFGRRRTTRSRLRQQQFEASSGVTPMQGATAVLAASSQSHNDVLSMPQTLVMTQGRKVRSSLQRLQKEQDEMFEL